The segment CCTAGTAAGGCTATTCTTACTACAAGTCATGTTGGTACAAAGAAAACAATTGTTTCTAAAATGGGTGTTGCAGCATGTACCAAACATGTCATGatgtgtgatcaaagtgtacaacCCAACCCTCAGTGGTTTGTGCATATAAGAGGGTAATaaagagtggagtgtatgcccccatattaaagtgattgtgtatgccttatcAAGAGAAAATGCTTTAAGatagcatacatgcatccaaaatacAAGAGCATCATAATAGTTAAATTCCCCCAAGGCAAATCAAAGGCAATGGTTCACAAGACACAAAGAAAGAGCAGATAAGCGATCCACTAAATAAGGTTAGTATGTGCATCAGATAAATTATATATATCAAGTATGATTATATGAATTGACCTCATACCTAAAAGTGGTGGAACTATAAGCATagtggaagaagagcacataagatggATAAAAAGATTCTTTTTGGGTCAACATAGAAGAGAACAATAAAAGAGATCTTAGTGCCTTTAATCATCCCTATTTAGACAACACAAAAGCATGGTTACAATAATAACACATTTATAACATAAAATGAATACGACACGTAGAATACTCGagatacaaaatagaagaatgtcacaacaagTTCATTCCCTTCTTAACCTTGTTCCAATAGAGAAACAAGGTTCATCCAAAGAGAAACTAGCATACCACAAAtacacatcaagcatcacatcattGGGGAAATACTTCACATGCAAGCAAATACACAAAATAATTTCCACTGTAAAagtgaagctaatcaagaaaatcatccccCCCCCCAATCTTTCTTAAGATCATTTAGGGATGTGTAAtaatgcaagaggagccacaatAATCATGGTATAAGGATCTATTGCAAGTTCTAAACAAGGACGattctctaatgatgaatcactttgttgtCACTAgtagctaggattaatgcttttgaaaatattgaagatagcTTGTGATTAATCTCAATAatctcatacatatcatcataatTGTTAGTATCCACATTATTAACATAAACATTATCATCCAAATTAATCACAATAGGATATTTAATGTACAAAGGATATGACGAAGAAAAATCATTTTGCATAGACACTTTTAACTTTTGACATGGTTGACTAAGATAAAGATCCTCCCTAGGGTCAAGCAAAGGTTGGGAAATTTGGACCAAGTCAACCCTTGAAAGCTTATGAGAGGAAAAAATTTGGGAAGCAACCTCACAAGACTTGGCACAAAATATTCATAGGTAATCTCTTGCACTATGATTTCTCTTGGTGTGACTTGAAACATGTGAAGGTTGGGTATCACCAAAAATTTAATGTTGGAAAATAAGGTTCActagtttatgcatgcaaactgGGAATTAAATGTATTTCACAATAATCACATTTAGAAGGAGAATGAActtaatagattcaacctcaaacTCATTAGGAAAGGGATGCGTATAAGGTGAATTCAGTACTTCTTGTTTGAATTGAAAATGATTATTAAAATTATATGAATTGAAAGCAAGAACTAGAATTAATGATGTAAAAATTGATAATGACTGACATACACAAACAGTTTCAAAATAGATATGAAAACATGAAGCATAGATATGGAAATGGGAAGAAGAAAGGAACCTATGGCTAACATCTAGGATATAAAATATGGGACAGAGATGTGGGTAAGTGCATCGAGATGGcaaacaaaaaggggggtataagtgaccACTTTGTTTTTAAATCAAGTAAACTTGAAATTGGAGGAGCAAATTGAGACtcatccactcaaaatttgaagataccaaaagaacaagaattgtagtACTATAGATATAGTTTCAAAACTACTAAAGCTTTTTAAAAATGGATAAGATTCAGGGGGTCAAATCTTTCTTGCACACAAAATTGTTCAtgtttttttcccaaaaaaatagAATATAGTGTATCATGTTTgcatcaaaaaagttatagttaCATTTAGCTTTTGAAAAACCCTTTCGtataaagatagttaagagtgagtactagaagttgtgtatttttttttttgagtatttttttttttgatatttcaaaGTGGAGgcatcctgaaaaattaggtactTATTCGTGCATGTCACATAACTTTCACCAAAATTAtccaaatttttgtttttttaaattgtaaagaagtGTAGAATAATATTATAcaatttgtttcaaatttgaaCAAGTaatttaaaagttattaaaaaaatggtacacatatgtatCTAAGATCTctagagacattggtaaaagaaattaagaattaatatgttaatgttgttcaaatctaaaaacattatatggttagaaatctcataagatgggtgaaattatggtaGTAATTTTACAAACACCCACTTGATACcatgtaaacctgatgacgatgaagttGAGAAACTAAATTGGAAGAAGAAAAGGGAAATGAAGCTCCCAAGGCTAAGGCTTGACATCCAAGGCTAAGTATAAGGAAAAACACATACGTGTTATTTTAAGTAAGAACTCATatgcattatttaaaaaaaaagcatACACGCTTTTATGTGAAAAAATCACACACATATTATAACGCATACATATTATGGTTAGCAAGAAAAACACATACACAGTTTGCTTACATTAAGCTAGAAAAATAAGATGGCCTTAAATGCTAATTCATTagtataagttatattttctctttgtcttttatctcttatactttaagttatgttTTATGTAAATTATATTGgtgggatgtttgagagtggtttcagatctctaggagtcataatacatattctagattttaggagactTATAATTTTtttgacttagtcaaattttagtaattagtaggctcctatcaacattctctttatatctctctatctcactctctttttctccccaagatctagacctatatatccctatctctctcctgtttctccatctctacctctcttcTATCTCCCCaagatctagatcttataatttctcaaactTATTCAAATTTAAGTAATTActaagatctctctctctctctctctctctctctctctctctctctctctctctctctctctctctctctccctatatatATATCACTCTTTGTGTCTCCCTTGATctttagacctatctctcttcttatcactctctctctctctccctctctcccccatttctctatatctctcctctctccccaatctctaaacctatctctctcacccttctactttgtatctcccctctcttctctacctacctTACATGCATATTCTCCTCTCTATctcacctatctctctccctccctccctacctctctctctccttcGTTCTCTCTACTTATCTttatctcttctctccctctccctacatacctcctctctctctctctctctctctctctctctctctctctctctctctctctctctctctctctctctctctctctctctctctcctacccCTCCCATGctccctctctacttatctcactctaACCTTTCCTTGCATAATAATCTCTATCTCCCcttcctatcactctccctctctcccctctctacctATTGCTATCTTACTCTCCTCTCCATcccaagatctctctctctctctctctctctctctctctctctctctctctctctctctctctctctctctctctacatacctccttCTCACTcctttcttctatttttctatatAGGTCTCCTTCACTCCTCTCTCTCAACTTCTAGGTCTAATTATGTCTatatcctctctccctctctttatacaTACCTCTACCTCCATCCTTATCTACCTCTATTTCTCAGAATaaatctccctctcaccctctctctctactTATCCATGTATCTGTACTCTCTATCTCcgctctccttttctctatttatctcctctctctctatccatctatcttctctcctactctctttatctcccctcgcCCTCTCTATACCTACCTCTCTTACACTCCCCTTATACTCTATTTATATAAATACctagatagagagagtgagaggtggagagggaaggagagagatagagagaggtgagatagatagaagtggaggGGATATTTAGAGAGGCTAGGGAAGGataggtattcaaagagagggggGTAGATAGAGACACATAGTTATAAAGAGAGAGTTCAAAGAGGcaaggatggagggagggagagaaagggataGATAtgtagggggagagagaaagagagagatgagatACATAGTAGTATGGAGGGAAGATGGTAGAGAGTTtggagagataaaagtagagagcgataaaaaagagaggtaggtagagaggagaggggagataaagagagtgagataaataaaaatagagaggtaatgagagagagagagagagagagagagagagagagagagagagagagagagatatttgtGTAGATGAacagaggtagggagggagagaggcaGGAAGGGAGATGGAATACAGAGGTAATTGGAGAGGGAAAGGGtgagagtgagataagtagagatgaagaatgggatggagagagagagagagagagagagagaatgggattggttgatgtgttgtcattgatgtcgacatattcttctatgtattccagtgttgcagtctgGTTGGGTGAGTTAGTTTATcctgtgtgttgtagatgagttgatgtggtttaatgggttttgagattcttatctctagttgattcaacagaagttttagaggtccacatgttgatttgatcaagttatgagatccggtattaagGATGTTTTtcaattgtttgtgttatttggTGTCCTAGTTTGTGCTCCGTATTGCTctggaattgtaatatctttagttgcggatgtgtgggatgtattctGGACAtcgatgtgtgtcctcagttcaagtggttcatgatttggaaatccacaagcaaatTTTTCAAGTTGACAATTAGTTATGACATTGTTCTTGAGCTTCGGTAGTGAGATGATGATGAtctgagttgttgcggttgttATGGTGCaatcacattgcttgtgaatgtttctagatcattttctatgcatattggtggtctgcATTAATTATTTTTCGTATTATTAAAGATTTTCCTTGTCCGGTAATgatcttcatgttatgcgatattcttaGTGATTGTAGTGTGTTtcagatgatcgaggcataattgttggagttgttgtgtatttttagtagttttttaggtctagactatgtcttagctgacattgttttggtttgcatgcattgttgtagcatgtgaggttattagtTTATAGTTTGTATtaagggtttagctaaccttgaaatataggttgatgacttgtataaatgaatgtaataatcattgagagaTATAATTCTATGTAAGAATATTGTATCAGTCATTTAGTAGAAGGGAATTTGTGTGAAGTGTGTCAAGAAGTGTGTTGCATAGAAGATTTAACactaagcttaaccagaactgtactaaggcatatggagatgttattttcatagttcatgtaatccggattgttgtctaaatgcttttgtaagtcagtgagacttcttgtaaggcagtgatccttcccTAAGGGTtatagcctttctgggtttcttatttgagcaatgagctctaggcagtgtgcctgaatgcatgtgcattccccattctaatattacatttactcctaacatggtattatctcattgtgggtatgttcccaccatgttttttccctacccgggttttccacgttaaaaatcttagtgttatgtgtgttattgatgtggtgttgtttcatgctttaactattaattattagaTCTTATTTGTGGTTTAAGTCAcagtaagtttttgagaaaattgattcacccccctctcaattttctacattgtttccaacaattggtatcagggatAGATCCTcgagaagaagcttgaccacttgaggagatccgatatgacaaccttttctttcaagaaggatagtctgagatttgatggaacaaactacactctttggaaaagctgaatgcaatgtcatttgagatgaattcgagaagagtactggaagattactaagaatgtatataatatgttgaacacaatgtaccactgagaggggggtgaatcagtggtatctAAAAACTCTTAACCATTTACTACTAAGAGTGAGTACCGATTAGTAATGTAAACACTAAATAAACGTACCGATGAGATAAAACAAGACATCACAATGCAATCaaacaaaggcacatcacatgacactcgtatatacgaggaaaacccaagatgggaaaaacctcgatgagaaaagttgttggagactactgctccaatctagcctcacaatgagaatctgattacaaagtttagggcaccaacccctgcaccgagctccaactcggtCATATACAATAGATAAATTCAATACCATAATTATAatctggttacaaatgagttttataACCTCACAAATATGTTTCTGCATTGGTCCACCTCTGCTCTACTCTCTACCAGTTCTCTTCTCACTTTCCCTAACTCTTCCTCTACTTGGCTTCTGCCTTGTCTTCTCTCCTCTCACTCTCTTCCTTTGCTCACCTTTGCTCATTGTATCTCCCTTATCGGTTCAAGCTTTGTCGGTTGTCTACGTTTCCACCTGGTTACTGGTTGCTTCCACAGTACCAGTTAAACCTTGTTTAATCCTTGCCTATTGTTGCTTCTTCCATGCTTCTACTCATTTCCTGTGGGTTCAAACACTACCGGTTGTCTTGAATGATGCACTTCTTACAGCTTACCGGAATCTCAGACCTTTATCGGTTGATCCCCTGCTAAGCCTTCTTACCAGTTGCACCTCCAAATGCTCAGTTGCTTAACTCTCACAGTTAGATCAACTCTTTTCTTTCAAATGGCATCACACCTTCTGGAGGCATCCTCCAACCTCTCCCTTTCATCTATTTTGacttccttatttataagcaagtcttcctgccaaaaaccaattcaaacttcagacggttagggtttcttcattgacctcgaggaaaaccaaatccaatcagatctccttcaAGAGATCGACCACCTGTAACAAATTAATAAAGCTCTGCCAATCTCGCGGCTTCTAGtacatgtttgctaagtttagaaaacataGACAGTCTATCAGAAAGGCACTAGGTCAAACACCATAAATGGTTCAACAtattgcatcaccaacctcattctgcACCTGGACATTATGCATCGATCGATGCCTCCCTTTGATCACCTCTATTTGACCTTCCTAGAGCCGCACGTGTCTGCAACACATCATATGATTTGTGGGGTCTTCATTTAATGTCAACTAACTTTGCAACAACCTcatcggtgcacactccatctactacTTCATGCATGTCTGctaccttgactccatgtggcacctttatcgacatccaccttagctcactatgtcGATCCAACATGGTCATTGACCAATATCACCAATACATTGTCTCACATGGTTGATTTTGTGTGTACTTCTTATCTACGTCAAatgttaaataaattttttaatgtgcacaacataaatatttcaatttaaaataataatataaaaagtgttaaatctattttattttggtgAGGCTTCCATCCAAAGAGAGTATTTTACTGTTACGACAGGTGAATGGTCTATATTCTGATGCTATATTTTAGTTCACTTTGTCTACTTATTATGGTTAATTTTTTGTCTACTTCTTATCTTGATTTTCTGCATAGCTAAATTGTTATTGTGAATGTTGGTTGGTTATTTGGTCCAAACAACAATTTATGGCCTAGATCTTTTTTTACAATGATAGCCTTGTAAATTAGTTCTCACAAAAGAAATAATACATCTTGTTAGCTAAATGTCTCGAATATAATACTAATTTAGGATATTTATCATATCACTGTTTTGTTTGATGAATATGACAATGCTATAGTTTCACTTCTTTACATAGTTTTATTACTAGAAATGAAGAGGTAATATTATGTGTAGAACGTCTTTCGTCTTCATAATATGTTATCATTCTCTCAAGTTGTAGTACAAAAACCCTTGGTTGCATAAAAACATCAGCCCAATGTTTATATGTAACCAAGTATTGCACCAAGATGTCCAATCTTTGTCACATCTAAATCTTGGTCACATTGTGATTTTGTATgcttattttgatattatgcatatctATCCTAGAATGTGTTTTATCCTGATCTTCTACTTGTACTTTATATGATCTAGTACATTTACTTAATTTGAAGGTTTGGTTTAATAGCAAAGCTTTTGAATGTGACTTGGTTTTGTACCTTGAATATTTTAAAATGCATAATTCATGCCCATTTGACTCTACTTGTTATGATAAATGATTTCTCAATTGGTTATATTTTTATTTGGATGATATATTCTTTGAAGTTTCCTACTTGAAAGTTTcacaatgataaatgtttttttcttttaatCTACTTGAAAGAAAACATGTTTATTGCAGTTGTTTTGAGATATTACTAAGTTTTCATGATAGTGTAGTCTCTATGATTAAACACTCTTTTGATATTAATAACAGTATGGAATGCAATGTTGTTCATAACATTTTACCATCCACTCACATATACAACAAGACTAGAGgtctagttgcatatcattcaacTATTTtattgataacctaataatatctTTATCAATTTCATACTAAACTTACAAATGAATCATTTAGTAGCAAAGCTTACATGCTACATTGCATTCTACTATTTTAGACAAACTTTTCATTTCGACAATTCATAGACTAAACTCTCTATTTTAGATAATTCATGGACtaaactttttattttatttactctctatatatttatgctatggaaatgctattaaattttgaaaacatatagtttttttttttgtctctgttccaatatttaaaaaaaaaaaatttaaatccaatcttttctgattttttccccttaaaaaatcttatatttttcatttgacaatttttttccCAAGATTTTTGCTGCTGtgaaaaaaagaaataataaaacataAGATTATAATTTCCAATATAGCACTACCAATTTGACATCTGGAATCATGAAAGAACAAATCCCACTTCTGATCAAGGTCCAAGGGAAGGACATGGTCATCGGGGAATGAGTATTTATTTGGAAGAGCATTTGGCTAAGTGATAAGTTCACTGCTTGAGCGTTAATTGTCTTCTAGGAGACAAACATAAGATCAAATTTTGTTAACAACGTTACCCACTTAGCGAGTTGCCTTGAAAGATCAATTTTAGAAAAGAGAAGTGATGCTTCAATGGGGGGTCAAATTATACAGTGACATGCGTTTTAGCATTAACAACCCCACCATATATTATAAGCAGAGTGGTTTGGATAATCTTGCTGCTCTTGGCTAAAAGACCACTGGAAGCCAGAAGAAGTGGATTCCCTCATGTTGTTTACTGTTGTCTCTACAGCACAAAAAGTCTTGTTGCAATTTGAGCACACCAGATTCTGATTCTCATACACTCGGTGATTCTCATGTTGCATCTTGCAACAAGGACAGGCAGTCCAAAATGTGGCCGAACAAAAAACCTTCATGCAATTTGGGCACCACAGATTCTTGTTTTCATACATTCGTTTATACTCAAATTGCATCTTGCAAGAAGGACAGGCAGTCCTAAATGTGGCAGGTGGAGTTGaccaaggcataggagaaggaggaaaGTGTGTGGAAGCAGTCGTTTGTGTAGGGCAACGAGTGAAAGCATTGAAATTGTAAAACCCATTGTTGTTAAAGCTCGAAGCATTACCATCAGACGCTGCTTTCTGTGGTTGCCAAAACCTCTGCTGAAACCCTTTTCTTTTCTTATCATAGGAAAGTCTCTTCACTCTGTCTGAGAGTACGCTCCACGCCTCATGCAAAAGCTTGAAAGCACCATCTGCCCCAACAGATTTATTCTTATCCGGATGGAGGAGCAAAGCCAATCTTCTGTACTGCTTTCTCAGAGTGGCTTCATCATCAAATTGATTAACATCAAGTATCCCATACCAATCCATGTCCCCATTGACTGTATTCTCCGCAGCAATGTGGACCTCCAAAGCAGCCATCATCTGGGCCAGCCCATCCAACTCGGGGTACATGTGGTGTGCCTTGAGAGCAAACTTTTGAGCACCCATAAGCTCTTTTTCGCCAAACTTCTTCTCTGCAATCTCTTTAGCC is part of the Cryptomeria japonica chromosome 10, Sugi_1.0, whole genome shotgun sequence genome and harbors:
- the LOC131038556 gene encoding uncharacterized protein LOC131038556; translated protein: MECNKGEAERAKEIAEKKFGEKELMGAQKFALKAHHMYPELDGLAQMMAALEVHIAAENTVNGDMDWYGILDVNQFDDEATLRKQYRRLALLLHPDKNKSVGADGAFKLLHEAWSVLSDRVKRLSYDKKRKGFQQRFWQPQKAASDGNASSFNNNGFYNFNAFTRCPTQTTASTHFPPSPMPWSTPPATFRTACPSCKMQFEYKRMYENKNLWCPNCMKVFCSATFWTACPCCKMQHENHRVYENQNLVCSNCNKTFCAVETTVNNMRESTSSGFQWSFSQEQQDYPNHSAYNIWWGC